The Coffea eugenioides isolate CCC68of unplaced genomic scaffold, Ceug_1.0 ScVebR1_553;HRSCAF=1251, whole genome shotgun sequence genomic sequence ttttttagttaaaatttCACACTTCTTTCGGTGGAAcaaattgatttttcttttcagtGCACAGGCAGTTGAACAAGGAAGTGCTGCGCATTAGCATGGAGaagaaaatggagaaaagaaCAGAAGCAAATTGGTTCAAGCAATCCTCTTGTGCAGGAAAGAtatgtttctttctttcatccATATTCTCAAATGGAGAAGTTAATCATGATTGTTAATTATCAGTCTTCAGAGGCAaattaatgataaaataaattcaGGGTTTGATGGAAAGCTAAATACAGGAGGTTTAGTGCAAACCATTATAGTAAACTTCCATTAGCAATTGGTATTTACATCATACACTTAGCAGCAAAAGCAACTCTTCTTCATCCTGTCCTCTTTTACATTTATCTCAAATTATTTCCTTCCGTTTCTTTTCTCTTCCAATTGAGCTGGATCTCACACACTAAGGTGCTGGTGTTGTATATAACAGACCAGCATTATACTACTGATAGACATACATCTTAAGGCTAAAAAAGGTCCTCAAGGTATACTTGTATGTATAGAGCATCAGGCCAACATATGCTAGCATGAGCTTAACAGTAATAGTAATAATATCACAGCAGCATTATAACTTTCACGATGATGAGCATGAAGACACAAAGTAAGAAACCCTTTGCCTCTTGTTCGAGTACATTGTTTGCGGCAAACAGTCTGTCGATTCAGCAAACTTATCCAAGATAGAACTCAAAGCCTGGTGGACAGAGTTCACGAGCTGTTTGCGATCCTCTGCACTGCCAATGTCCCCTCTTCTGCTGCTGGTGAAGAATAATACATTCATCAGGCGGCCTCCCAAGGTCGAGATTTCTGACCTCATCAAAGTCAGAGGAAGAGATCCAATTGCCTTCTTCAAATCAGACAGGAGGCCAGGCCTATAATCGCAGCACAGAGATGCCTTGAAATTAAAAGTTCCTTCTACTGATATCTCATCAAGCTGCTCAACTCTAACTTCATCCGAGTCCAGTGGAATGCAGaaactttgactaatttgtgTTGTTGTTTTCTGCAGTTGCTTCACTTGGCTAATAACTTCGGCCAGTAGCGTTGCCTTGTCCATCTGCAAACCAACTATTTAAGTCAGACCTTAGCTAGAAATACTTTTGTATACAAAACAACTACACTTGATGGGACAAATTAGCAGGAACACTAAGAAATGGAATACAAGCACTGCCAATCACAAACTAACAAGGACCGGATCATTCTTAAATTTAGTGCTTCTATTCGATTGGTATATATCCAGAAGGAATATTCTTGCAATCTCAGCAGCCAAAATCGAGCGCACAAGAGATTTGCTTATTGAGTTCTGGTGTGTTTTCTGAAAAAGCTTAATCTTTCTCATGTATTAACTCTACCAAAATCCTCAATCCTTATCAATTCAAGGGTACCCAAATCCAACAATATAGACATTGAAAACATTACTAGCTTCATTCACACAAGACTACAAGTGAAGGGTCCAGATCCTTAAGAATAGAAAGAACCTTCATTGATATGAttctcttattttattttttttttctagaggGTACTTTTGTCCTCGATAGGTGGGGGAATTAGAGATCTAGCTCAGTATCTTGTGGTTATAGCGACCCTGGCAATAGTACAAAAAATATTGGGTTGCTGTGTTCAGCCAATTCTACGGTGTATTTTTAGTTTATGGTTTTCTTTCAGAATTAAGCCAAGAAATAGTGAAAATATCCTGTTTACATATGTGATTTCACCACATgtttcaaaattacaaaagtcaactTGTCTTATTAAACAAATACAGAGCATTAAATAAGATTAGCAAGCAGGTAAAAGCTGATTAGTTGGCTTATTTGATGAGCTAATATCTACCGTCTTTCACCTAGTCTAAGCTGTACAAATGGACAAAATTTGGAAGCAGTAAACAAGAGCAAGGTAATAGCTCCATACTTCTCTGGACATGATTGAATGAAACAAGTAATTAATAAGTTAGGCGGCTTTATCAAGTCAAAATTTTCAGCTATGAAAGACAATGTGAAAGCTGCTTGTACATGACAATAGGTTTGAAGCCGTGAAGATGACAATGTTCAGTAATTATTGCCATAATACATTTAACTATCCTTTTATGAAGTCAAAGTAGATGCATGCAAGCCATACAAAAATAAATTAGTCAAGAAACTATGTCACACCAGCTGATATCACCCTAGCAACCAATCAGATACTTGTTTATACTCAGCTGCCTAACTTAAAGTTTGATATTAAAAAACGCTATATATTTTTCAGTTAGGCACAACAATATTTAGAGAACTTCTACAGCTTATAAAAGCTGTACATAAGAACTTATCTTCCTGCTAAGGAAAGGCCCTTCCCAGACAGCCCTTGGTAGTTCAAGGCGCTAACAATTTCACAATTCGTTTTCTAAAAAAGATCTGAGAAAAGGAGATAAATTTTGGCCACAACCTTGCATAATCTCAAACATCGCTGTctaacatttataaattctgGTTAAAGACTGTTATCAtcataattattttttctaaCTGAGAAGCATGATTAACCGACTAGTTTCATCAAAGTCAACTTTCTCTGCTCTGTATTTGCGGATGTTGTAACAGTTACCAAAACATTACAGGTATGACTGTACTTGCCTATACATTATGGCAGAGAATAAACACCAAATGAAGATGGTATTCAAACTGGATAGGTCATGCTATGATGGATTGGAATTGGGGCATAATGGAAGCACATACACACATAGAAGTCAGATTTTCCAAACTAAGATTTACGAGAGTCTGCAAATTAACTTCAGATATGACGCCATCAGTTCATGATCTTAACAAACTGATGATAACAATCAAGAACCAGAATCAACTACCAATATCATCGATCTGTGAATATTAAGCAGAGAAAAGATGAACTAAAAAGATCTGACAATAGAATCTTAAACTTCTGATGGTAATATTAACGGAATGCAGACATCACCCAAGCTGCTTATTTCAAAACCAAACGAAAATATCATAAATTAAAGACCAATTGGAACATTATTCAAAAGTATATCGCGAAAGAACTGGTGCTAACCTTTTCATTAGGAGGGACAAGGCCACGAAGCGTTGCCAGATGAGCGTTAATCCTCTCTCTTCTCCGCCTTTCTGCCTCACTGTGGCTTTTCAAAGCTGCGATAGTTTTAGCTTCCGATGTCTCACCTTTCTTCCCTACTCTCCCACAGGACTTCACTAACTCCCCTCTCTCACCATCCAACACCAAGGATTGTGATCCCGACATAGACTTACTTCCCAAATTCCCACCAATCCCACCTATATCTCCTGGAAACTGATCAAACTGCCTTCCACAATCTTCACCAATAGTACTTCTTTTAACTGGAGCTTCAGAATACAAGCTCATGCTCTAAAGTCTACTCCCAGCACAAGCACTAGATAGGCGTATATGCTAGTGAAATATATAATTTCTGCCTCAAAAAACCAGAACTTTGAGCTATTTGGTTCAAGAAACGCACAAGAAACTACACAAACAAGTGTGTGTGCTAATATATGATTTCAACAGCAAGgccttattttgatcaaattcCAAGATTCAGTTTTTGGAATTCCAACAAAATGAACAAATATCAATCTTTTCTTCTACAACAAGAAGAATTGTATATCACTAGCATCGACTTCTCATCTATTCACCAACCCTTTTGGATTTCACCTCCTAACAACACAAAGTTACAACAATTGTGTGTTCTTGTGTGTGTTTTTGGGTGATTGACGTACTAAAACTAATATCTAAGGATCAAGGCCAGGAGGGCGAGTGGGAGGAGCAAACCAGAGAGAAAGCACTCGGGAGAAGCTGCGGCAGCTGGTAGTTGAGCCTGAACCTGAGTCCAATGTTAAAATCATAACTTCCATCtaggagaaagaagaagacaaatttGTGGGGGGCTGAGTTTTGGGGTAAAATAGATAATATATCAGCAGCAAGGAAACATCCACATTTTCTTCTTTATGATCTTGAATTGGAGCATTTCGATGAACTTTTTTGTTTGAATGTTTATGACCCAGTTGAGAGAATCGatgaaaatacaaagaaaagaaTCCAAAACCAACAAACTCAACCCagaattttctacccaaagtagaGTATACCACGTGTATATGAAGAGACAAATCCAACGGATTTGTAGTCTACTTCGTAGAAGTAGTTAGTTTGTGGAGAGTTGGGAAAAGGGTAATTTATAGATGGGGAAGGTCAGAGCGGTTGTTTTATTTTCATAAATTATTGTGTTACGAATTCAGGCTGGGCAAAAAGTCAATGTAggtgaataaaatattttttacgTATATTTATATAACATAATGtacacaaaaaaaatataatacgTATAATAATCGAACAAAAAAGGCACAAGAAAATTGTATTGTCTCCACTCCCTTAAACCCAACTCGATTAGTCGAGATATTATAATTAAAGAGTACGAGATCATTAGTTtaactttcaaattttcattcctCTTTTTCTTAAAAGGCTTTAGAGTTGCCTTTTtatccaaaaatagaaaaatgaattcttgacaaaagattaatttttttttcaattttgactTGTCAAATATTTGTTTAGGTGATAGGTTCTAAGTCTGTGCATATCTATGAGggtaaaagaaaaggaagaaggttTTCAAATTGGAATACAAGTTATGTTTCATGTATTTATGCTGCATATGTAAAATATTGCCACACGATTAAGGTGATGATAggttaaaagaaaaagaaaaagaaaaaaagaggtaaaagatgtgagaaaataagaaattttttttttgataagtgAAAAGTTTTGAATCgagaattttttatttataatccTTTTCGCTTTACCACGCAATCTAGTCCTCCTCcccaaaaataaacaaacttgCTCATTAGGCATGTGAGCCACGGTCGGCTTTAAAAGTTAAAACTCCTTCATAGCTTTCAAGAATTGAAAAATAGATTATTGTCTTCATTACGCAACTTATATTCACATACATTATTAAAAgatgagtaaattttatatacatcgACGGTGTATACATTATTACGATTAGATATTCgatacatatgcaaaatttgatgttcaaattcaaattcgaattataTGTCATGTATTTAATATTGAAagtatatacactattagtTTATAGAAGATTAATGGTGATGGTTATAATTCTAGTAAAATGAtgagataattttagaaatttctcctGAAATTTCTAACAAATTTATTAAGCACTCTTGAAGCTTCAAAATGtacactaacctcccctgtCCCTTTAAATTATAATACCAGATTTCACATTATAATGAAATCCCTAGTTTGGTATTCTTACATCAAGAATGAGtcttagaatttttttttcttttttccttcttactATCATTACCAGATGTCGAACTAGTTACCATTCTTGACAAAGTTAATTTAAATGGCATCCAATGCTTTGTTGGATATactccaaaatttcaaattataaTTCCTTTTTAATTTAATGAGCCTTCTAATAATGATGTTAGGCTATGAGACTAGGTGGTGAGAAGAAGAGTTAAAATTTAGGGACGGAACCAACGGTGCAACCAATTTCTAAGTACGGATggcaatatatatatagtttttcaGCCCTGAGGTCATGGTGAGACACATAGCTTAGACTCGTTATTTTGCTGTTATGTTTGTATGTTTTTTCTTTGTTAGATATAGTAATCATGTGTGTGAGTATGTGTTTTTTTCTAATTACACAGATAAACATGACCTTGCAATCAGGTTATCTAACATCCTTAATATAGCATTAATCGATGAGTAATGCCTAAAATTAGGTAGAACTAAAAGGCATGATTATCTAACATTCTTGATGTAGCATTAATCAATAAGTAATGCCTAAAATTAGGTAGAACTAAAAGGCATATGGCTATTCATGTAATGTGTAGACTTGCTTATTAGTCACGTTACTTCTCTAAGATAAGCAATTtgacaattttcatttttttttgacaatttctATTTGCTAGTACTTCACATTTAACAATCTGatagaagaaagaaataaagaaagacAATTATAAAATGggtttatcattttcttttgtttgctaGACTTGAATTAGCATTCAaacatatttaaaaatattttcaaaccaACGTAAAATTGAATTAATCTTTTTTGTATATTCAGTGGCTTTTTTGTTTTACATTAATAGTTCTAGATTCATGACACATAATTTTTATTCAACTCTAGCCCACCATGACCTTGGTTTATATATACTACCATTTCTCCTAATCAATATTTCATATTGGATCCTATTCTTTTTGTTGCAATTTAGATGATTGTTTGATTGATAGATTAAAAGTGTTCAAGAATGGAGAGAGCAATAATGGTTTCTTTGGACAGGACATCATCTATTGAAAATGTGCCACGGACTCTCAATATTGAGCAACTTTAACTTGCAAGAGTGAATATacatattttcttatttttctttctttcttccctttttttggctgtctatctctttgttttttttttttttttgtggagattttgatgattttggttttgataaTTTGTATAGGAGGCAACACTTTATGTGGTGAGTACGAAGAGCATGGAAGAAATTCTTTGAATTTTCACTAAGACAATGGCTTAGATACACACAATATCTAACAATTTCTTgagtttaaaaattttcttttctactttctaggttcTTTGGA encodes the following:
- the LOC113758518 gene encoding transcription factor bHLH30-like, which translates into the protein MSLYSEAPVKRSTIGEDCGRQFDQFPGDIGGIGGNLGSKSMSGSQSLVLDGERGELVKSCGRVGKKGETSEAKTIAALKSHSEAERRRRERINAHLATLRGLVPPNEKMDKATLLAEVISQVKQLQKTTTQISQSFCIPLDSDEVRVEQLDEISVEGTFNFKASLCCDYRPGLLSDLKKAIGSLPLTLMRSEISTLGGRLMNVLFFTSSRRGDIGSAEDRKQLVNSVHQALSSILDKFAESTDCLPQTMYSNKRQRVSYFVSSCSSS